The Streptomyces nigra genome includes the window CCACCGTGGCGTCGAACTCCACCATCGGCAGCCGGCGCCGGTCCGCGGCGAGGGCGTCGCCCGCACGGGTGTGCGCCTTCTCCCGGACCAGGAGCTCGTCACGGGCCTTCTGCCAGGTGGCCAGGTCGACGACGGGGCGGCCGGGCCGCTCGGTGTCCAGGTCACGGGGTGTGGACGTCATGGTGTCCTCCGGGTCGGTGCACGGCGTTGTGAGGGCAGACCGGCGCAGGGCCCGGAACTCATCGGCCGGGACCGGTCGGACGAAACCCCGCTTGCGCCGTACGGCCCCCGGACGTCCCCGGGAAGGACGGCACCGCACGCGCGGTCGTCACCGGACCCTGCACGATGCCCTGAGGGGTCCTCGGGCGCGTACGGGACCCGGGTCCTCGACGCTGGGAAACGAGACGGCATGCATGACCCCGACCCGCCCTTCCGGCCGGTCCGCAGACCCGACGGCCATCTGCCGCTGGAGGACCTCGGGCTCATCGGCGACGGTACGACCGCCGCCCTGGTCGGCCTCGACGGGTCCGTCCCCTGGCTGTGCCTGCCCCGCTTCGACGACGCGCCCGTCCTGTGCGGCCTGCTCGACCACGCCCGGGGCGGCCACTTCACCCTCGCGCCCGAGGACCTCAGGGAGGCACGGCAGTTCTACGAACCGGACACCGGTGTCCTCGTCACCGAACTGCGCGCCGCCACCGGGGTCGTCCGGATCACCGACGCGCTGTCCCTGCGCTCCGGCGCCGACCTCACCGACGACGTACCGGCCGGCCGCGGCGAACTCGTGCGCTCGGCGCGGGTCCTCGACGGGCACGTCCGGCTGCGCGCCGAACTGGAACCGCGCGGCGGCGCCCGCACCCGGGCCCTGTTCAGCGGACTCGAGGTGCTGCCGTCCGGACGCCCGGAGCTACGGCTGCATCTGCGCTCCAACCGGCCTCTCGACGGCCTGCGCACCGTCCACGAACTGTCGCGGGGCGAACGGCTCGACATCGTCCTGTCCTGGGGGCGCTTCCACCGGCACCACCGCTTCGACGCGGAGGAGATGCTGCGGACCACCGCCGACGCCTGGCACCGCTGGATGCGCCACCTCGTCTACGACGGCCCCGAGGAGCCCCTGGTCAGACGGGCCGCGATCACCCTGAAGCTCTGCGACGACTGGGTGCACGGCTCGCTGGTCGCCGCCCCCACGTCCTCCCTGCCCGCCCCGATCGGCGGCGTCCGCAACTGGGACTACCGCTACGCCTGGATCCGCGACGCCGCCTACGCCGTGTTCGCGCTGCGCCGTATCGGGTTCGGCGGCGAGGCGGACGCCTTCCTCGGCTGGGTCCTGGACGCCTTCGAGGACAGCGGACAGCCCCGCATCATGTACGGCCTGCGGGGCGGCCCGGTGCCCGACGAGACCGTGGACGGCGCCTTGGAGGGGTACCGGCGCTCGGCCCCCGTGCGCTGGGGCAACGGCGCCGCCGACCAGCGCCAGCACGACGTGTACGGCGAGATCCTGGACTGCGCCCACCAGTGGCTGCGCTCCGGCGGCGAGATCCAGCCCGCCCTGTGGGCGAGCCTGGCCGGCCTCGCCGACACCGCCGAGCAGGCCTGGCGGCAGCCGGACCAGGGGATCTGGGAGGTCCGTGGCGAAGGCCGCGTCTTCACCTACTCGGCCGGGCTCTGCCAGGTCGCCGTCGACCGGGCCGCGCGGATCGGCGCGCGGCTGGGACTGCCCGGCCGGGTCACCGAGTGGCGGGACGCCGCGGACCGGCTGCGGCAGCTCGTCCTGGACTCCTGGGACCCCGGGGCGCGGACCCTCAGCGCGCACCTGGACGGCGGCGGCGTCCTCGACGCCAGTCTGCTCGCCCTCCCACTGCGCGAGGTCGTGCCGGCCGGTCACCCCCGGATGACGGCGACCACCGCCGCCGTCGCCGAACGTCTGTCCGCGGGCGGCGGCCTGCTGTACCGCTATCTGCACGACGAGTCACCCGACGGACTCGCCGGTGACGAGGGCGCGTTCGTCCTGTGCAGCTTCTGGCTGGTGGACAACCTCGTCGCCCAGGGCAGGATCGAGGAGGCGGAGAACCTGTACGCCTCGCTGTGCGCCCGGGCGAGCCCGCTCGGGCTGCTGTCGGAACAGATCGATCCCACGACAGGAGCGTTCATGGGGAACTTCCCGCAGGCCTTCAGCCATATCGGGGTGGTCGCGAGCGGGGTGAACCTCGCCAGGGCCCGGGCGGGTGTCACGCGATGATCGGGCGGCTTGCCGTCTTCGGCGCGACGGGCGATCTCACCGCCCGCTTCCTGCTGCCCGCGCTGGCCGCCCTGCGCGGCGCCGGGCACGTGGGTGACGGCCTGGACCTGCTCTGCGCCGGACGCCAGGACTGGAGCACCGACCAGTACCGGGAGTGGGCGGCGGACCGGCTCGGGCCGTCACGGTCCGAGGACGCCGACGCGGTCGTGGCGTCGGCCCGCTATGTCCGCTGCGATGTCGCCGACCCCGACGAGGTCGCCGCCGCCCTCGCCGGGGACGGGCCGGTCGCCGTCTACCTGGCGCTGCCCCCGGCGGTGTTCCCCGCGGCGGTCGTCGCGCTGCACCGGGCCGGCCTGCCGGAGGGCAGCCGGATCGTCCTGGAGAAGCCGTTCGGCGAGGACCTGGCCGGGGCGCAGGAGCTCAACCGGCTGCTCGCCGCGCTCGTGCCGGAGCAGGCGGTGTTCCGCGTCGACCACTTCCTGGCCATGTCGACCGTGCAGAACGTCCTCGGCAGCCGGCTGACCAACCGGGTCCTGGAGCCGCTGTGGAACGGCACGCACATCGCCGAGATCGAGATCGTCTGGGACGAGACCCTCGCCCTGGAGGGCAGGGCCGGCTACTACGACCACGTCGGCGCCCTCAAGGACATGATCCAGAATCATCTGCTGCAACTGCTGTGCCTGGTGGCCATGGAACCGCCGATCACCCTCGGCGAGCGGGACCTGCGGGACCGCAAGGTCGACGTCCTGCGCTCGGTCCGGCCGCTCACCGAGGAGGACGCCGTGCGCCGCACCCGCCGGGCGCGCTATCTGCCGGGCCGGATCGGCGACCGTGACATCCCCGCCTACGCCGACGAGGACGGCGTCGACCCGGGCCGCGGCACCGAGACCTTCGCCGAGGTGGAACTGGAGATCGACAACTGGCGCTGGTCCGGCTGCGTCTTCCGGCTGCGCAGCGGCAAGGCGCTCGGCACGGACCGCAAGGAGGTGGCCGTGCACTTCCGTTCCGTGCCGCACCTGCCGTTCCGGCACGGCGGGACCGCCGTGCCCAACGTGCTCCGCTTCCAGCTCGAACCGGAGGGACTCACCCTGGACCTCACGGGCACCGGCTCCGGCACAGACGCGTTCACCCCGCTCACCCTCACCGCCCGGATGGACCCGCCGCCCCTGCCGGCCTACGCCCGGGTCCTGCTGGACGTGCTCACGGGCGACCCGGCCCTGTCGATCCGCAGCGACGAGGCGGAGGAGGCGTGGCGGGTCGTCGACCCCGTGCTGTCCGCGTGGCGCAAGGACCTCGTACCGCTGGAGGAGTATCCGGCCGGCTCGGACGGCCCGCCCGCACGATGACCCCGCACGGCACGGACCCGCCCTCCGTGGTGGTCATGGGCGTCTCCGGGACCGGCAAGTCCACGGTGGGCCGGCTGCTGGCCGTACGTCTCGGCGTGCCGTTCGCGGACGCGGACGAACTGCACCCGCCGGCCAACATCGCCAAGATGGCGTCGGGCGTCCCGCTCGACGACGCGGACCGCCTGCCCTGGCTGGAGAGCGTCGGCCGGCTGCTCCGCACACACCAGGAGGACGGCACCGGTGCCGTGGTCACCTGCTCCGCGCTCAGGCGCCGCTACCGGGACGTCCTGCGCGCGGCCTGCCCCGGCGCCTTCTTCCTGCACCTCACCGGTGATCCGCGGCTGCTCGCGGAGCGGATCGGGCGGCGCAGCGGCCACTTCATGCCCGCCGGGCTGCTCGACTCGCAGCTGCGGACGCTGGAACCCCTGGAACCCGGCGAGGACGGGACCTCGATCGATGTGACGCCCCCGCCCGAGGAGGTCGCCGCCACGGCGGCCCGGCTGTTCCGAGGCACTGCGGACGGCACGCCCTGACAACAGGTCAGGACTGCCCCAGGGAGACCACGAGGGCGCTCTGCGAGCCGCCGGGGGTGTGGTAGTGCACCGTGTCTCCGGGTTCGTGCCCCAGCAGGGCACGGCCGAGCGGGCTGTCCACGGTCACCAGCGACCCGTCGGAGCCCACGGTGGTCTCACCGACGTGGAACGTCTCCTGCGAGCCGTCGGTGAAGCGGACGGTGACCGTGCTGCCCACCCCCACCCGGTCGTCCCGCGGCGGACCCGCCGTGCCG containing:
- a CDS encoding GreA/GreB family elongation factor → MSSQPAPISSAARQALEQELSRLRTERDTVASTLRDSDAAVGDLADAADELQRANDLRRIDARITDLTTRLDTAGTAGPPRDDRVGVGSTVTVRFTDGSQETFHVGETTVGSDGSLVTVDSPLGRALLGHEPGDTVHYHTPGGSQSALVVSLGQS
- a CDS encoding gluconokinase: MTPHGTDPPSVVVMGVSGTGKSTVGRLLAVRLGVPFADADELHPPANIAKMASGVPLDDADRLPWLESVGRLLRTHQEDGTGAVVTCSALRRRYRDVLRAACPGAFFLHLTGDPRLLAERIGRRSGHFMPAGLLDSQLRTLEPLEPGEDGTSIDVTPPPEEVAATAARLFRGTADGTP
- a CDS encoding glycoside hydrolase family 15 protein, which encodes MHDPDPPFRPVRRPDGHLPLEDLGLIGDGTTAALVGLDGSVPWLCLPRFDDAPVLCGLLDHARGGHFTLAPEDLREARQFYEPDTGVLVTELRAATGVVRITDALSLRSGADLTDDVPAGRGELVRSARVLDGHVRLRAELEPRGGARTRALFSGLEVLPSGRPELRLHLRSNRPLDGLRTVHELSRGERLDIVLSWGRFHRHHRFDAEEMLRTTADAWHRWMRHLVYDGPEEPLVRRAAITLKLCDDWVHGSLVAAPTSSLPAPIGGVRNWDYRYAWIRDAAYAVFALRRIGFGGEADAFLGWVLDAFEDSGQPRIMYGLRGGPVPDETVDGALEGYRRSAPVRWGNGAADQRQHDVYGEILDCAHQWLRSGGEIQPALWASLAGLADTAEQAWRQPDQGIWEVRGEGRVFTYSAGLCQVAVDRAARIGARLGLPGRVTEWRDAADRLRQLVLDSWDPGARTLSAHLDGGGVLDASLLALPLREVVPAGHPRMTATTAAVAERLSAGGGLLYRYLHDESPDGLAGDEGAFVLCSFWLVDNLVAQGRIEEAENLYASLCARASPLGLLSEQIDPTTGAFMGNFPQAFSHIGVVASGVNLARARAGVTR
- a CDS encoding glucose-6-phosphate dehydrogenase is translated as MIGRLAVFGATGDLTARFLLPALAALRGAGHVGDGLDLLCAGRQDWSTDQYREWAADRLGPSRSEDADAVVASARYVRCDVADPDEVAAALAGDGPVAVYLALPPAVFPAAVVALHRAGLPEGSRIVLEKPFGEDLAGAQELNRLLAALVPEQAVFRVDHFLAMSTVQNVLGSRLTNRVLEPLWNGTHIAEIEIVWDETLALEGRAGYYDHVGALKDMIQNHLLQLLCLVAMEPPITLGERDLRDRKVDVLRSVRPLTEEDAVRRTRRARYLPGRIGDRDIPAYADEDGVDPGRGTETFAEVELEIDNWRWSGCVFRLRSGKALGTDRKEVAVHFRSVPHLPFRHGGTAVPNVLRFQLEPEGLTLDLTGTGSGTDAFTPLTLTARMDPPPLPAYARVLLDVLTGDPALSIRSDEAEEAWRVVDPVLSAWRKDLVPLEEYPAGSDGPPAR